A genomic segment from Pangasianodon hypophthalmus isolate fPanHyp1 chromosome 25, fPanHyp1.pri, whole genome shotgun sequence encodes:
- the LOC113540816 gene encoding uncharacterized protein LOC113540816 isoform X2, whose amino-acid sequence MALQCFILLLIFLSKCLGHTELIYTAKEEVKLFCRTNTWQISTESNNSIDVNCTVECVHGEPLKLNNNLKSCSNKHSDKVGEKCPLIASSGFFRCVTALDSGFLFPFKPSPNTVTSYIVATANEEMTTKSEERSSVELTVGEEILLNCSVIFTEEYNSRDFVVYWIKTIEKNSNCVYSYDFDTDTAIKYNHHCNVQEELLSRISNQTEGQNRNIHNIRIRNVTESDAGQYLCALQMHTNDKTKGMWKIINNITVSVHKDKASEIAANSADDESYGDKNSTNSTALYATIPILLALALVTVGFIWKKIKTSPGSQAVELQRNQNGDDTEDTADMECSPYAVGSGEEEIKFRSKQDTLKQEAQEKSTDIYSVVKENDLYEPGA is encoded by the exons ATGGCGTTGCAGTGTTTCATCCTCCTGCTTATTTTTCTTAGTAAATGCCTTG GACATACTGAATTGATTTATACAGCAAAGGAAGAAGTAAAATTGTTTTGCAGAACCAACACATGGCAAATAAGCACAGAGTCTAACAACAGCATTGATGTGAATTGCACAGTGGAGTGTGTTCATGGTGAACCACTCAAACTTAATAATAACCTGAAGTCCTGCTCAAATAAACATTCAGACAAAGTTGGTGAAAAATGTCCGCTAATAGCAAGCAGTGGATTTTTTCGATGTGTTACTGCTCTGGATTCTGGTTTCTTGTTTCCATTCAAACCGTCTCCCAACACTGTCACCTCATACATAGTCGCTACTGCAAATGAAGAAA TGACAACCAAGTCTGAGGAAAGATCTTCAGTCGAGCTAACTGTAGGTGAAGAAATACTTTTAAACTGCAGTGTCATCTTTACAGAAGAATATAACAGCAGGGATTTTGTCGTGTACTGGATCAAGACCATTGAAAAGAACAGTAACTGTGTGTATTCTTATGATTTTGACACCGATACTGCTATAAAGTACAATCACCACTGCAATGTGCAAGAAGAACTGCTTTCCAGGATCTCAAACCAAACTGAAGGACAGAACAGAAACATCCATAACATCAGGATCAGAAACGTAACAGAGTCAGATGCTGGACAATATCTTTGTGCcttacaaatgcacacaaatgataaaacaaaagGAATGTGGAAGatcataaataatattacagtCAGTGTACATAAAGACAAAGCATCTGAAATAGCTGCAAACAGCGCTG ATGACGAATCTTATGGAGACAAAAACAGTACTA ATTCCACGGCCTTATATGCTACAATTCCCATATTACTGGCTCTTGCCCTAGTTACTGTGGGGTTTATCTGGAAAAAGATTAAAACCTCACCAG gatCTCAGGCAGTAGAGCTACAAAG AAACCAAAATGGGGATGATACGGAAGACACTGCTGATATGGAAT GTTCTCCGTATGCTGTGGGGAGTGGAGAAGAGGAGATTAAGTTCAGATCCAAGCAGGATACTTTAAAGCAGGAAGCCCAAGAAAAGTCCACAGACATCTATTCAGTTGTGAAGGAGAATGACTTGTATGAACCCGGGGCGTGA
- the LOC113540816 gene encoding uncharacterized protein LOC113540816 isoform X5: MALQCFILLLIFLSKCLGHTELIYTAKEEVKLFCRTNTWQISTESNNSIDVNCTVECVHGEPLKLNNNLKSCSNKHSDKVGEKCPLIASSGFFRCVTALDSGFLFPFKPSPNTVTSYIVATANEEMTTKSEERSSVELTVGEEILLNCSVIFTEEYNSRDFVVYWIKTIEKNSNCVYSYDFDTDTAIKYNHHCNVQEELLSRISNQTEGQNRNIHNIRIRNVTESDAGQYLCALQMHTNDKTKGMWKIINNITVSVHKDKASEIAANSADSTALYATIPILLALALVTVGFIWKKIKTSPGSQAVELQRNQNGDDTEDTADMECSPYAVGSGEEEIKFRSKQDTLKQEAQEKSTDIYSVVKENDLYEPGA, encoded by the exons ATGGCGTTGCAGTGTTTCATCCTCCTGCTTATTTTTCTTAGTAAATGCCTTG GACATACTGAATTGATTTATACAGCAAAGGAAGAAGTAAAATTGTTTTGCAGAACCAACACATGGCAAATAAGCACAGAGTCTAACAACAGCATTGATGTGAATTGCACAGTGGAGTGTGTTCATGGTGAACCACTCAAACTTAATAATAACCTGAAGTCCTGCTCAAATAAACATTCAGACAAAGTTGGTGAAAAATGTCCGCTAATAGCAAGCAGTGGATTTTTTCGATGTGTTACTGCTCTGGATTCTGGTTTCTTGTTTCCATTCAAACCGTCTCCCAACACTGTCACCTCATACATAGTCGCTACTGCAAATGAAGAAA TGACAACCAAGTCTGAGGAAAGATCTTCAGTCGAGCTAACTGTAGGTGAAGAAATACTTTTAAACTGCAGTGTCATCTTTACAGAAGAATATAACAGCAGGGATTTTGTCGTGTACTGGATCAAGACCATTGAAAAGAACAGTAACTGTGTGTATTCTTATGATTTTGACACCGATACTGCTATAAAGTACAATCACCACTGCAATGTGCAAGAAGAACTGCTTTCCAGGATCTCAAACCAAACTGAAGGACAGAACAGAAACATCCATAACATCAGGATCAGAAACGTAACAGAGTCAGATGCTGGACAATATCTTTGTGCcttacaaatgcacacaaatgataaaacaaaagGAATGTGGAAGatcataaataatattacagtCAGTGTACATAAAGACAAAGCATCTGAAATAGCTGCAAACAGCGCTG ATTCCACGGCCTTATATGCTACAATTCCCATATTACTGGCTCTTGCCCTAGTTACTGTGGGGTTTATCTGGAAAAAGATTAAAACCTCACCAG gatCTCAGGCAGTAGAGCTACAAAG AAACCAAAATGGGGATGATACGGAAGACACTGCTGATATGGAAT GTTCTCCGTATGCTGTGGGGAGTGGAGAAGAGGAGATTAAGTTCAGATCCAAGCAGGATACTTTAAAGCAGGAAGCCCAAGAAAAGTCCACAGACATCTATTCAGTTGTGAAGGAGAATGACTTGTATGAACCCGGGGCGTGA
- the LOC113540816 gene encoding uncharacterized protein LOC113540816 isoform X1 gives MALQCFILLLIFLSKCLGHTELIYTAKEEVKLFCRTNTWQISTESNNSIDVNCTVECVHGEPLKLNNNLKSCSNKHSDKVGEKCPLIASSGFFRCVTALDSGFLFPFKPSPNTVTSYIVATANEEMTTKSEERSSVELTVGEEILLNCSVIFTEEYNSRDFVVYWIKTIEKNSNCVYSYDFDTDTAIKYNHHCNVQEELLSRISNQTEGQNRNIHNIRIRNVTESDAGQYLCALQMHTNDKTKGMWKIINNITVSVHKDKASEIAANSADDESYGDKNSTNSTALYATIPILLALALVTVGFIWKKIKTSPGSQAVELQSRNQNGDDTEDTADMECSPYAVGSGEEEIKFRSKQDTLKQEAQEKSTDIYSVVKENDLYEPGA, from the exons ATGGCGTTGCAGTGTTTCATCCTCCTGCTTATTTTTCTTAGTAAATGCCTTG GACATACTGAATTGATTTATACAGCAAAGGAAGAAGTAAAATTGTTTTGCAGAACCAACACATGGCAAATAAGCACAGAGTCTAACAACAGCATTGATGTGAATTGCACAGTGGAGTGTGTTCATGGTGAACCACTCAAACTTAATAATAACCTGAAGTCCTGCTCAAATAAACATTCAGACAAAGTTGGTGAAAAATGTCCGCTAATAGCAAGCAGTGGATTTTTTCGATGTGTTACTGCTCTGGATTCTGGTTTCTTGTTTCCATTCAAACCGTCTCCCAACACTGTCACCTCATACATAGTCGCTACTGCAAATGAAGAAA TGACAACCAAGTCTGAGGAAAGATCTTCAGTCGAGCTAACTGTAGGTGAAGAAATACTTTTAAACTGCAGTGTCATCTTTACAGAAGAATATAACAGCAGGGATTTTGTCGTGTACTGGATCAAGACCATTGAAAAGAACAGTAACTGTGTGTATTCTTATGATTTTGACACCGATACTGCTATAAAGTACAATCACCACTGCAATGTGCAAGAAGAACTGCTTTCCAGGATCTCAAACCAAACTGAAGGACAGAACAGAAACATCCATAACATCAGGATCAGAAACGTAACAGAGTCAGATGCTGGACAATATCTTTGTGCcttacaaatgcacacaaatgataaaacaaaagGAATGTGGAAGatcataaataatattacagtCAGTGTACATAAAGACAAAGCATCTGAAATAGCTGCAAACAGCGCTG ATGACGAATCTTATGGAGACAAAAACAGTACTA ATTCCACGGCCTTATATGCTACAATTCCCATATTACTGGCTCTTGCCCTAGTTACTGTGGGGTTTATCTGGAAAAAGATTAAAACCTCACCAG gatCTCAGGCAGTAGAGCTACAAAG CAGAAACCAAAATGGGGATGATACGGAAGACACTGCTGATATGGAAT GTTCTCCGTATGCTGTGGGGAGTGGAGAAGAGGAGATTAAGTTCAGATCCAAGCAGGATACTTTAAAGCAGGAAGCCCAAGAAAAGTCCACAGACATCTATTCAGTTGTGAAGGAGAATGACTTGTATGAACCCGGGGCGTGA
- the LOC113540816 gene encoding uncharacterized protein LOC113540816 isoform X4 has product MALQCFILLLIFLSKCLGHTELIYTAKEEVKLFCRTNTWQISTESNNSIDVNCTVECVHGEPLKLNNNLKSCSNKHSDKVGEKCPLIASSGFFRCVTALDSGFLFPFKPSPNTVTSYIVATANEEMTTKSEERSSVELTVGEEILLNCSVIFTEEYNSRDFVVYWIKTIEKNSNCVYSYDFDTDTAIKYNHHCNVQEELLSRISNQTEGQNRNIHNIRIRNVTESDAGQYLCALQMHTNDKTKGMWKIINNITVSVHKDKASEIAANSADSTALYATIPILLALALVTVGFIWKKIKTSPGSQAVELQSRNQNGDDTEDTADMECSPYAVGSGEEEIKFRSKQDTLKQEAQEKSTDIYSVVKENDLYEPGA; this is encoded by the exons ATGGCGTTGCAGTGTTTCATCCTCCTGCTTATTTTTCTTAGTAAATGCCTTG GACATACTGAATTGATTTATACAGCAAAGGAAGAAGTAAAATTGTTTTGCAGAACCAACACATGGCAAATAAGCACAGAGTCTAACAACAGCATTGATGTGAATTGCACAGTGGAGTGTGTTCATGGTGAACCACTCAAACTTAATAATAACCTGAAGTCCTGCTCAAATAAACATTCAGACAAAGTTGGTGAAAAATGTCCGCTAATAGCAAGCAGTGGATTTTTTCGATGTGTTACTGCTCTGGATTCTGGTTTCTTGTTTCCATTCAAACCGTCTCCCAACACTGTCACCTCATACATAGTCGCTACTGCAAATGAAGAAA TGACAACCAAGTCTGAGGAAAGATCTTCAGTCGAGCTAACTGTAGGTGAAGAAATACTTTTAAACTGCAGTGTCATCTTTACAGAAGAATATAACAGCAGGGATTTTGTCGTGTACTGGATCAAGACCATTGAAAAGAACAGTAACTGTGTGTATTCTTATGATTTTGACACCGATACTGCTATAAAGTACAATCACCACTGCAATGTGCAAGAAGAACTGCTTTCCAGGATCTCAAACCAAACTGAAGGACAGAACAGAAACATCCATAACATCAGGATCAGAAACGTAACAGAGTCAGATGCTGGACAATATCTTTGTGCcttacaaatgcacacaaatgataaaacaaaagGAATGTGGAAGatcataaataatattacagtCAGTGTACATAAAGACAAAGCATCTGAAATAGCTGCAAACAGCGCTG ATTCCACGGCCTTATATGCTACAATTCCCATATTACTGGCTCTTGCCCTAGTTACTGTGGGGTTTATCTGGAAAAAGATTAAAACCTCACCAG gatCTCAGGCAGTAGAGCTACAAAG CAGAAACCAAAATGGGGATGATACGGAAGACACTGCTGATATGGAAT GTTCTCCGTATGCTGTGGGGAGTGGAGAAGAGGAGATTAAGTTCAGATCCAAGCAGGATACTTTAAAGCAGGAAGCCCAAGAAAAGTCCACAGACATCTATTCAGTTGTGAAGGAGAATGACTTGTATGAACCCGGGGCGTGA